A genomic region of Caldicellulosiruptor acetigenus contains the following coding sequences:
- a CDS encoding indolepyruvate oxidoreductase subunit beta yields the protein MKRGLNILVVGVGGQGNILFSKILGEVLLNSGYDVKISEVHGMAQRGGSVVTYVKAAEKVFSPLVDIAQADFILAFEKLEALRWLGYLKKEGTLIYSDYEIPPVSVITGAYEYPDVEGILQEIGVRAYKIEVKKLLSSLGNSRVQNTLMLGFFSRFLDIDEALFKKSIERNVKKEFIEINLKAFELGRRIEMCEVEK from the coding sequence ATGAAAAGAGGACTTAATATTTTAGTTGTTGGTGTGGGTGGTCAGGGCAATATCCTGTTTAGCAAAATATTAGGAGAAGTTTTGTTAAATTCAGGCTATGATGTTAAGATTTCTGAAGTTCATGGTATGGCACAAAGAGGTGGAAGTGTGGTTACATATGTTAAGGCGGCTGAAAAGGTCTTCTCGCCTCTTGTTGATATTGCACAAGCAGACTTCATTTTAGCGTTTGAAAAGTTAGAAGCACTCAGATGGCTTGGATATCTCAAAAAAGAGGGAACTTTAATATACTCTGACTATGAAATTCCTCCTGTTAGTGTAATAACAGGTGCATATGAATATCCTGATGTGGAAGGAATCTTGCAAGAGATTGGTGTGAGGGCTTACAAGATTGAGGTAAAAAAGCTACTTTCTTCTCTGGGAAATTCAAGGGTTCAAAACACCTTGATGCTGGGATTTTTTAGCAGGTTTTTGGATATAGATGAGGCTTTATTTAAAAAGTCTATAGAGAGGAATGTAAAAAAAGAGTTTATTGAAATTAATTTAAAAGCA
- the iorA gene encoding indolepyruvate ferredoxin oxidoreductase subunit alpha: MKKLLLGNFAVARGCYEAGVKVATAYPGTPSTEITEAIAQYDEIYCEWAPNEKVALEVAIGASIYGKRAICSMKHVGLNVAADPLFTASYTGVNAGLLIAVADDPGMHSSQNEQDTRNIAKAAKVPVLEPSDSQECIDFVKIGFEISEKFDTPVILRLTTRVAHSQSVVEEGQREEVLFEYKKDIQKYVMMPAMARPRHEFVEKRLKRLKEFSETIEINKIEQGTQKMAFIASGIAYQYVKEAYPDAWVLKLGMVWPLPERLIKDFCSQFEKVYVVEELDPFLEENIKAMGINNIVGKEIFKLTGEYSPSFIKKAVENKEIELPYKVEQKLAPRLPVLCPGCPHRGIFYVLSRLKDVIITGDIGCYTLGALSPFNAMDSCVCMGASIGMAHGISNASDKKQKVIAVIGDSTFVHSGITGIVDAVYNGSDILVMILDNSTTGMTGHQDHPATGYTIKGEQTYKLDLAALCKVLGCSVVEEINPYKINENLEKIRKLLDISGVKVVIAKAPCRLHRRYKFSISKRYVDFEKCKNCKVCLSLGCPAISIKEKPTIDENLCLACGMCEDVCKFGAISSQKEQ, encoded by the coding sequence TTGAAAAAGCTTTTGCTTGGAAATTTTGCTGTTGCCAGAGGATGTTATGAAGCAGGAGTTAAGGTTGCAACAGCTTACCCTGGCACACCTTCAACAGAGATTACAGAGGCAATAGCCCAGTATGATGAAATCTATTGTGAATGGGCGCCAAACGAGAAGGTAGCGCTTGAAGTTGCAATTGGTGCGTCTATTTATGGCAAGCGTGCCATCTGTTCAATGAAACATGTAGGCTTGAATGTGGCAGCAGACCCTCTTTTTACTGCATCTTATACAGGAGTAAATGCCGGGCTTTTGATAGCTGTTGCGGACGACCCAGGCATGCATTCGTCCCAAAACGAGCAAGATACCAGAAATATAGCAAAAGCAGCCAAAGTGCCTGTATTAGAGCCATCTGATAGTCAGGAATGTATTGATTTTGTCAAGATTGGTTTTGAGATAAGCGAAAAGTTTGATACTCCTGTAATTTTGCGTCTTACCACAAGAGTTGCTCATTCTCAATCTGTTGTAGAAGAAGGACAGCGAGAAGAAGTATTGTTTGAATACAAAAAAGATATACAAAAGTATGTCATGATGCCTGCAATGGCCCGTCCACGCCATGAATTTGTAGAAAAAAGATTAAAAAGATTAAAAGAATTTTCAGAGACAATTGAAATCAACAAGATTGAACAAGGAACACAGAAAATGGCTTTCATTGCCTCAGGAATAGCTTACCAGTATGTCAAAGAAGCTTATCCTGATGCATGGGTTTTGAAACTTGGCATGGTTTGGCCACTTCCAGAAAGACTAATAAAAGATTTTTGTTCTCAATTTGAAAAGGTGTATGTGGTGGAAGAGCTTGACCCATTTTTGGAAGAGAACATAAAAGCGATGGGGATAAACAATATTGTAGGAAAAGAAATTTTTAAATTGACAGGAGAATATTCGCCATCATTTATAAAAAAGGCAGTGGAGAACAAAGAAATTGAACTTCCATACAAAGTAGAACAAAAGCTTGCACCAAGGCTTCCTGTGCTCTGTCCTGGGTGTCCCCACAGAGGAATTTTTTATGTTTTAAGCAGGCTAAAAGATGTTATCATCACAGGGGATATTGGATGTTACACTTTAGGGGCACTATCTCCTTTTAATGCAATGGACAGTTGCGTTTGCATGGGTGCAAGTATTGGAATGGCGCACGGAATATCAAATGCATCAGATAAAAAGCAAAAAGTTATCGCAGTGATTGGAGATTCTACCTTTGTTCACTCAGGAATAACAGGTATTGTTGATGCTGTGTACAATGGCTCTGACATACTTGTTATGATTTTGGACAACTCAACAACTGGAATGACAGGACACCAAGACCATCCTGCAACAGGGTATACAATAAAAGGAGAGCAGACTTATAAACTCGACTTAGCAGCTCTTTGCAAAGTTTTGGGATGTTCGGTGGTAGAAGAGATAAATCCTTATAAAATAAATGAGAATTTAGAGAAAATAAGAAAGCTTTTAGACATTTCAGGTGTGAAGGTTGTGATTGCAAAAGCGCCTTGCAGGCTTCATCGAAGATATAAGTTTTCTATTTCAAAAAGGTATGTTGATTTTGAAAAATGTAAAAATTGCAAAGTGTGCTTGAGCTTGGGCTGTCCTGCAATATCAATAAAAGAGAAACCTACCATTGATGAAAATTTGTGTCTTGCGTGCGGTATGTGTGAGGATGTATGTAAATTTGGCGCAATTTCAAGTCAAAAGGAGCAGTGA
- the clpB gene encoding ATP-dependent chaperone ClpB: protein MNMERFTQSLQTALLDAQNTAIVYKHQEIGPEHLHYALVNEDDKLVAKILKNMGIDTELYKRDIEEQLKKIPMVYGPGASTVYVSRYVNEILIKAEEEARKFKDEYISVEHVYLAMIDSDTPSSKSIFRKYGITREKFLQQLYKIRGNQRITNPNPEEVYEVLKKYGRDLTELARKGKLDPVIGRDEEIRRVIQILSRRTKNNPVLIGEPGVGKTAIVEGLAQRIVKGDVPEGLKDKTIFALDLGALIAGAKYRGEFEERLKAVLNEIIASEGRIILFIDEIHNIVGAGRAEGAMDAGNLLKPMLARGELHCIGATTIDEYRKYIEKDAALERRFQPVLVNPPSVEDTISILRGLKERFEIHHGVRITDDALIAAAKLSDRYISDRFLPDKAIDLIDEAAALLRTEIDSMPTELDEITRKIMQLRIEKNVLQKEENPSAKQRIEEIEKEIAQLQSRADELSAQWEYEKELIKEVRRIKEEIENVKIQIEEAERNYDLNRLSELKYGKLIELQKALDRKRQELEKIPPEKRLLKEEVTEEEIAKIVSKWTGIPVAKLVETERQKILELDKILHRRVVGQDEAIEAVCNAIMRARAGIKDPRKPIGTFLFLGPTGVGKTELARALAEALFDSENNMIRIDMTEYMEKHSVSRLIGAPPGYVGYEEGGQLTEAVRTKPYSVVLFDEIEKAHRDVFNILLQIMDDGRLTDSKGRTVDFKNTIIIMTSNLGSEYLLNAKISNGEIDEETRKLIDRELKLHFRPEFLNRLDEIIIFKPLTKEQIIKIIDLRVAEIQQKLIEKGISIRLTQRAKEFVMENAFDVNFGARPIKRFLQKNVETLIAREILKGTIVEGDSIDIDIENGKFVIVR from the coding sequence ATGAATATGGAAAGATTTACTCAAAGTCTTCAAACAGCTCTTTTAGATGCTCAAAATACAGCTATTGTTTACAAACATCAGGAAATAGGTCCAGAGCATCTTCATTATGCGCTTGTGAATGAAGATGATAAACTTGTAGCAAAGATTCTCAAAAACATGGGTATTGACACAGAGCTTTATAAAAGAGATATTGAAGAACAACTCAAAAAAATTCCAATGGTATACGGGCCTGGTGCTTCAACAGTATACGTAAGTAGATATGTAAACGAAATTTTAATCAAAGCTGAAGAAGAAGCAAGAAAATTCAAGGATGAGTATATAAGTGTTGAGCATGTTTATTTAGCTATGATAGACTCAGATACCCCTTCTTCTAAGAGCATATTCAGAAAATATGGAATTACACGCGAAAAATTTTTGCAACAGCTTTATAAAATTAGAGGAAATCAAAGAATAACAAATCCTAACCCCGAGGAAGTTTATGAGGTTTTAAAAAAGTATGGACGGGACCTTACCGAACTTGCAAGAAAAGGCAAGCTTGACCCTGTAATTGGAAGAGATGAAGAGATAAGAAGAGTTATTCAAATACTTTCGCGCAGGACAAAAAATAACCCTGTTTTGATTGGTGAACCTGGAGTTGGTAAGACTGCTATTGTTGAAGGGCTTGCACAAAGAATTGTAAAAGGAGATGTTCCAGAGGGGCTTAAAGACAAGACAATTTTTGCTCTTGATTTGGGTGCCCTCATTGCAGGTGCAAAATACAGAGGAGAGTTTGAAGAAAGGCTGAAAGCTGTTTTAAATGAAATCATTGCTTCTGAAGGAAGAATAATACTTTTTATTGATGAGATACACAACATAGTTGGAGCAGGAAGAGCAGAAGGTGCTATGGATGCAGGAAACCTTTTAAAGCCCATGCTGGCAAGAGGAGAACTGCATTGTATCGGTGCAACAACAATTGACGAATATAGAAAATATATAGAAAAGGATGCTGCACTTGAGAGAAGATTTCAGCCTGTTTTAGTAAATCCTCCATCTGTTGAAGATACCATTTCCATTTTGCGAGGGCTTAAAGAGAGATTCGAAATCCATCACGGAGTACGAATCACAGATGATGCTTTAATTGCAGCAGCAAAGCTTTCGGACAGATATATTTCAGATAGGTTCTTACCTGACAAAGCAATCGACTTGATTGACGAGGCAGCTGCACTTTTGAGAACAGAGATAGACTCTATGCCTACAGAACTGGATGAAATTACAAGGAAAATTATGCAGCTGAGGATTGAAAAGAATGTTTTGCAAAAAGAAGAGAACCCGAGTGCAAAACAGCGCATAGAGGAGATTGAAAAGGAAATTGCGCAGCTTCAAAGCAGGGCAGATGAGCTTTCAGCTCAATGGGAGTATGAAAAAGAGCTGATAAAAGAGGTAAGAAGAATCAAAGAAGAGATTGAAAATGTTAAGATTCAAATTGAAGAGGCTGAAAGAAACTATGACCTAAATAGACTTTCTGAGCTGAAATATGGCAAGCTCATAGAGCTGCAAAAAGCTTTAGATAGAAAACGTCAGGAGTTAGAAAAAATACCACCAGAAAAAAGACTTTTAAAAGAGGAAGTAACAGAAGAGGAGATTGCAAAGATTGTATCAAAGTGGACAGGAATTCCTGTTGCAAAGCTTGTAGAGACAGAAAGGCAAAAGATTTTAGAGCTTGACAAAATTTTGCACAGACGTGTTGTTGGTCAGGATGAAGCAATTGAAGCTGTGTGCAATGCAATAATGAGAGCACGAGCTGGAATAAAAGACCCGAGAAAACCAATAGGTACCTTCTTGTTCTTAGGTCCAACTGGTGTTGGTAAAACAGAACTTGCAAGAGCGTTAGCTGAAGCTCTGTTTGACTCTGAAAACAATATGATAAGAATTGACATGACAGAGTATATGGAAAAACACTCAGTTTCACGCTTGATTGGAGCACCACCAGGATATGTAGGATATGAAGAAGGAGGCCAGCTCACAGAAGCTGTTAGAACAAAACCTTATTCTGTTGTGCTTTTTGACGAGATAGAAAAAGCTCATAGAGATGTTTTTAATATTCTTCTTCAGATAATGGATGATGGAAGGCTTACTGATTCTAAGGGCAGAACTGTGGATTTTAAAAATACAATAATAATAATGACCTCTAACTTGGGAAGTGAGTATCTTTTGAATGCCAAAATTTCAAATGGTGAAATAGATGAAGAGACACGGAAACTAATAGATAGAGAATTAAAATTACATTTTAGACCAGAGTTTTTAAACAGGCTTGACGAGATTATAATCTTCAAACCTCTCACAAAAGAGCAGATTATAAAAATTATTGACCTTCGAGTTGCAGAAATCCAGCAGAAGCTAATAGAAAAAGGAATTTCAATAAGGCTGACACAAAGAGCAAAAGAGTTTGTTATGGAAAATGCCTTTGATGTAAACTTTGGTGCAAGGCCAATAAAAAGGTTCTTGCAAAAAAATGTTGAAACTCTTATAGCAAGAGAGATTTTAAAAGGTACAATTGTTGAAGGTGACAGTATTGATATAGATATTGAAAATGGAAAGTTTGTTATAGTAAGATAA
- the nrdR gene encoding transcriptional regulator NrdR: MRCPFCGYEDSKVVDTRPTDEGRIIKRRRECLKCQKRFTTYEKVERQPILVIKKDNRREEFDRNKILNGIIKACQKRPVSIEQMNKIVDEIENEIYNSMREEISSREIGEMVMEKLKKIDEISYVRFASVYRQFKDINTFIEELQKLLTEKIE; encoded by the coding sequence ATGAGATGTCCATTTTGTGGATATGAAGATAGCAAGGTTGTTGATACTCGACCAACTGATGAGGGTAGAATTATAAAGAGAAGACGTGAATGTTTAAAGTGTCAGAAAAGGTTTACCACATATGAGAAAGTAGAAAGGCAGCCCATTTTAGTTATTAAAAAAGATAATAGGAGAGAAGAGTTTGACAGGAATAAAATCTTAAATGGAATTATAAAAGCTTGCCAGAAAAGACCTGTCTCTATTGAGCAGATGAATAAGATTGTAGATGAAATTGAGAATGAGATTTATAATTCTATGCGCGAGGAGATATCGTCAAGAGAAATTGGTGAGATGGTTATGGAAAAGCTCAAGAAGATTGATGAGATTTCATATGTGAGGTTTGCTTCTGTTTACAGGCAGTTTAAGGATATAAATACCTTTATAGAAGAGCTTCAGAAGCTTTTAACAGAAAAGATAGAATAA
- a CDS encoding GGDEF domain-containing protein: MSTEKIAIEREYIKISWFLILAIAVYLLFDKLLFSPAIEALSFSQWLVPLIFLFISAGYNVFKTWLFNKDGQISEEVFRYLKFFEVVNLVFFFGYERLFDLMFVISLVFLFYIERVNIKGLRQVAIVLIFSYTFFIFLDFVTNNINSEDLRNLFYILFYTFLISSSNKLELFEKSQTNEINIKLKQYEENLKKQQQLSEAKDAKIKELEREIGYLKEINKRLNISLGEFFNLQEISKIITQILDTNELLKFVNDVLIGVTGVDKSSILLFNKDKTELYVAFSNLPESEQKESFKQENIEWLKSVALNCENGYRNKVSSEDCPFINGRATKSIMYASLATKNDKYGIILLEHIFEDVFTEDNLRFLTSIAAQVSIALENSSLYQQMRSMAMVDGLTGAFNRIYLYEVLEREIQASAGRYPVSIALFDVDNFKKLNDTYGHLFGDKVLQTIVKIAKEKVRKGDIVARYGGEEFIIVFNHLESNEAYKVVERIRRAIESETIEDNLIQTRVTVSFGIASYPLHADNVKDLIKCADVAMYRAKSSGKNCTVVYNQELEMKV; encoded by the coding sequence GTGAGCACTGAAAAAATAGCAATTGAAAGAGAATACATAAAAATTTCATGGTTTTTAATTTTGGCAATAGCAGTGTACTTACTTTTTGATAAACTATTATTTTCACCCGCCATAGAAGCTCTTTCTTTTTCACAGTGGCTTGTTCCTCTAATATTTTTGTTTATCTCAGCAGGTTACAATGTATTCAAAACATGGCTTTTTAATAAAGATGGACAGATTAGTGAGGAAGTCTTTAGGTATCTGAAATTTTTTGAGGTTGTAAATCTTGTATTCTTTTTCGGATATGAGAGGCTTTTTGATTTGATGTTTGTCATATCGCTTGTATTCCTGTTTTACATTGAAAGAGTAAATATAAAAGGCTTAAGGCAGGTAGCAATAGTCTTAATTTTTTCATATACATTTTTTATATTTCTCGATTTTGTTACCAACAATATAAACAGCGAAGATTTGAGAAACCTATTTTATATCCTATTTTACACTTTTTTGATTTCTTCGTCTAACAAGCTTGAACTCTTTGAAAAAAGCCAAACTAATGAAATTAATATAAAGCTAAAACAATACGAAGAAAATTTGAAAAAACAGCAGCAACTTAGTGAGGCAAAAGACGCAAAAATCAAAGAATTGGAAAGAGAAATAGGCTATTTAAAGGAGATTAACAAAAGACTCAATATTTCACTGGGGGAGTTTTTTAATCTTCAGGAAATTAGTAAAATAATAACACAAATACTTGACACAAATGAGCTTCTAAAGTTTGTTAATGATGTTTTAATTGGTGTCACTGGTGTTGACAAAAGCTCGATATTGTTATTTAATAAAGACAAAACAGAGCTTTATGTAGCATTCTCTAATCTTCCAGAAAGCGAGCAAAAAGAAAGTTTTAAACAGGAGAATATAGAGTGGCTCAAAAGTGTTGCGTTAAATTGTGAAAATGGTTATAGAAATAAGGTAAGCAGTGAGGACTGTCCGTTTATAAACGGAAGAGCTACAAAATCCATAATGTATGCCTCATTAGCAACAAAGAATGACAAGTATGGAATAATATTACTTGAACATATATTTGAAGATGTGTTTACAGAAGACAATCTTAGATTTTTAACATCCATTGCTGCACAAGTTTCAATTGCCCTGGAAAACTCCAGCTTGTATCAGCAGATGAGATCAATGGCCATGGTTGATGGGCTGACAGGTGCTTTCAATAGAATATATCTTTATGAAGTCTTGGAAAGAGAGATTCAAGCATCTGCCGGAAGATATCCAGTGAGCATTGCTCTTTTTGATGTTGACAACTTTAAAAAGCTAAATGATACCTATGGTCATTTATTTGGTGATAAGGTATTGCAGACAATAGTTAAAATAGCAAAAGAAAAAGTGCGAAAAGGTGATATTGTTGCACGCTATGGTGGTGAAGAATTTATAATAGTATTTAATCATCTTGAAAGCAATGAAGCCTATAAGGTGGTTGAAAGAATAAGAAGAGCTATTGAAAGTGAAACAATAGAAGATAATTTGATTCAAACAAGAGTTACTGTTAGCTTTGGTATTGCTTCTTATCCTTTGCATGCTGACAATGTAAAGGACCTTATCAAATGTGCAGATGTTGCCATGTACAGGGCAAAAAGCAGTGGTAAAAATTGTACAGTAGTATATAATCAGGAATTGGAGATGAAAGTATGA
- a CDS encoding ABC transporter permease yields the protein MRGFSARRFFAIAKKEFIQIKRDKASFVLAFVAPFIMLMLFGYAVKMDIENVVIGILDISNTLESREIIQKLRNTRYFKPNLFAQNQKEIDEWLDSGKIKAALIIPSDFSTKLKQKRSPQVLFIVDGTDPTIAKTVFTSGILTIQNMYNQSMQNKPIIDLRTRVKYNPSMKSELFTIPGLMGLIMQNITIILTAFAIVREREKGTIEQLIVTPIKSIELILGKLIPYIFLGFGDFLVALLFGVTWFKVPVRGSILLLLLFGLEFVLCALMIGILISSISKTQLQAMQLALLFLLPSVLLSGFMFPREAMPSVIRFLGNFVPLTYFLIILRGIVLKGVGVEQLWKEVLVLVFLGILLLLASVKKFSKKLD from the coding sequence ATGAGAGGATTTTCAGCAAGAAGGTTCTTTGCTATTGCTAAAAAAGAATTTATTCAAATAAAAAGAGACAAAGCAAGTTTTGTTTTGGCATTTGTAGCACCGTTTATTATGCTTATGCTCTTTGGATACGCTGTTAAAATGGATATAGAGAATGTTGTAATCGGCATACTTGATATATCAAATACACTTGAAAGCAGAGAAATTATTCAAAAACTTAGGAATACCAGGTATTTTAAGCCAAATTTGTTTGCACAGAATCAGAAAGAAATTGATGAGTGGCTTGACAGTGGAAAAATTAAAGCTGCTCTGATTATTCCTTCAGATTTTTCTACAAAGCTAAAACAAAAAAGAAGTCCACAAGTTTTATTCATTGTCGATGGTACAGACCCAACAATAGCAAAGACAGTATTTACAAGTGGTATTTTAACAATACAAAATATGTATAACCAAAGTATGCAAAATAAGCCTATTATTGATTTAAGAACAAGAGTCAAGTACAATCCTTCAATGAAAAGCGAACTTTTTACAATACCCGGACTTATGGGTTTGATAATGCAGAACATAACAATTATACTTACTGCCTTTGCTATTGTGAGGGAAAGAGAAAAGGGAACTATTGAACAGCTGATTGTAACACCTATAAAATCAATTGAACTGATATTGGGTAAGCTTATACCTTATATATTTCTTGGATTTGGAGATTTTTTGGTGGCGCTATTATTTGGTGTTACCTGGTTTAAAGTGCCAGTAAGAGGCAGTATATTATTACTTTTGCTCTTTGGACTGGAATTTGTTCTGTGTGCTCTTATGATTGGAATACTTATCTCTTCTATTTCGAAAACCCAGCTTCAGGCAATGCAACTTGCACTTTTGTTTTTACTTCCAAGCGTTCTACTTTCAGGTTTTATGTTTCCAAGAGAAGCAATGCCATCTGTGATAAGGTTTTTGGGTAATTTTGTTCCTCTTACTTATTTTCTTATAATTTTGCGTGGAATTGTTTTAAAAGGAGTAGGAGTTGAACAACTTTGGAAAGAAGTATTGGTATTAGTGTTTCTTGGAATACTTCTCCTGCTGGCTTCTGTAAAGAAATTTTCAAAAAAGCTTGATTGA
- a CDS encoding Hsp20/alpha crystallin family protein, producing MLRDLVPFGRRPFDIMRKIEREFFDIDDWFEDFFAPFEKGTRFMRTDIKETENEYIIEAELPGVKKEDIKIELYDNKLTIKAETKKEEKEERENFIRRERRYGAFSRTFYLDNVKEDGIKAKYEDGILRIVLPKEKPSKPNVRTIDIE from the coding sequence ATGCTCAGAGACTTAGTTCCATTTGGCAGAAGACCATTTGACATTATGAGAAAGATTGAAAGAGAGTTTTTTGACATTGATGACTGGTTTGAAGATTTCTTTGCTCCTTTTGAGAAAGGTACAAGATTCATGAGGACTGACATTAAGGAGACTGAAAATGAGTATATTATAGAAGCAGAGCTTCCAGGGGTCAAAAAAGAGGACATCAAGATAGAGCTTTATGACAACAAACTTACAATAAAGGCAGAGACAAAGAAAGAAGAAAAAGAAGAGAGAGAAAACTTTATAAGACGAGAAAGAAGATATGGTGCATTTTCCCGAACATTCTATCTTGACAATGTAAAAGAAGATGGTATCAAAGCAAAATACGAGGACGGAATCTTGAGAATAGTACTTCCAAAAGAAAAACCTTCGAAACCAAATGTAAGAACAATTGATATAGAATAA
- a CDS encoding phenylacetate--CoA ligase family protein, whose translation MIWSEYEKLNRKQYEELQLERLKRTVERVYENVPFYRKKFDEIGVKPHHIKTLKDIRLLPFTTKDDLRENYPYGLFTVPLSKIVRIHASSGTTGKPTVVGYTKHDMEVWTEVVARIVTAAGVREHDIAQIAFGYGLFTGAFGLHQGLERVGATVIPISSGNTEKQLMVMQDFGATVLVCTPSYALYMDEVASELGIDKSKIKLRLGLFGAEASTVEMRREIEKKWGLFATENYGLSEIIGPGVSGECEYREGLHINEDHFYPEIIKPDTGEVLEEGETGELVLTTITKEGMPLIRYRTRDITSLIYEPCKCGRTNVRMTSVKGRTDDMLIIRGVNVFPSQIESVLMGIEGIGPHYQLVVTKKGYLDDLEVHVELVDGKLLERYAELEKLENKIKHRIFTVLGLNVKVKLVEPKTLERTTGKAKRVIDLRNKTN comes from the coding sequence ATGATATGGTCTGAATATGAAAAACTCAATAGAAAACAGTATGAAGAACTGCAGCTTGAAAGACTCAAAAGAACGGTAGAAAGGGTTTATGAAAATGTTCCTTTTTACCGCAAAAAATTTGATGAGATAGGAGTAAAACCACATCACATCAAGACTTTAAAAGATATTCGTCTTCTTCCATTCACAACTAAGGATGACCTGAGAGAAAATTATCCGTACGGTCTTTTTACCGTTCCTCTTTCAAAAATTGTTAGAATTCACGCTTCCTCAGGCACAACAGGTAAGCCCACAGTTGTAGGATATACAAAACATGACATGGAAGTGTGGACAGAGGTTGTTGCAAGAATAGTCACAGCAGCAGGTGTCAGAGAACATGATATTGCTCAGATTGCCTTTGGTTACGGACTTTTTACTGGTGCGTTTGGGCTTCACCAGGGTTTGGAAAGGGTTGGTGCTACAGTAATTCCAATTTCAAGTGGCAATACTGAAAAGCAGCTTATGGTTATGCAGGATTTTGGAGCTACAGTTTTGGTATGTACACCATCTTATGCACTTTACATGGACGAGGTTGCAAGCGAGCTTGGCATCGATAAGTCAAAGATAAAACTAAGATTGGGTCTTTTTGGTGCAGAAGCTTCAACAGTTGAGATGAGAAGAGAGATTGAAAAGAAGTGGGGACTTTTTGCAACAGAGAATTATGGCCTTTCAGAAATAATTGGACCAGGAGTTTCTGGTGAATGTGAATATAGAGAAGGATTACATATAAATGAAGACCATTTCTATCCTGAGATAATAAAGCCCGACACAGGAGAGGTTCTTGAAGAAGGAGAAACAGGAGAGCTTGTATTGACAACCATTACAAAAGAAGGTATGCCTCTTATAAGATACAGAACAAGGGATATCACCTCACTTATATATGAGCCCTGCAAGTGCGGAAGGACAAATGTGAGAATGACATCTGTTAAAGGAAGAACAGATGATATGCTAATAATCCGAGGTGTCAATGTATTTCCCTCTCAGATAGAAAGTGTTCTAATGGGAATTGAAGGTATAGGTCCTCACTATCAACTTGTTGTCACAAAGAAAGGATATTTGGATGATTTAGAAGTTCATGTAGAGCTTGTTGATGGAAAACTTTTGGAAAGATATGCTGAACTTGAGAAATTAGAAAACAAGATAAAGCACAGGATATTTACTGTATTGGGATTAAATGTTAAGGTAAAACTTGTTGAACCAAAAACTCTTGAAAGAACTACTGGAAAGGCAAAAAGAGTAATTGATTTGAGAAATAAAACCAATTGA